From the Desulfovibrio sp. JY genome, one window contains:
- the pgm gene encoding phosphoglucomutase (alpha-D-glucose-1,6-bisphosphate-dependent), with protein sequence MPVSPLAGKPAPRSLLVNVPRLVASYYAVIPDPADPLQRVSFGTSGHRGSSLDGSFNEHHILATTQAICDYRAGKGITGPLFLGMDTHALSEPAFITALEVLAANGVTTRIQAGRGYTPTPVISHAILTFNRDHKGVHADGIVITPSHNPPDDGGFKYNPPSGGPADTDITRTVQDMANAYLEKKLAGVRRMPYAAALRAATTEEYDYVMPYVADLENMVDMAAIRDSGIHIGVDPLGGSGVGFWEPMVERFRLNLSLISDVVDPTFSFMTVDKDGKIRMDCSSPYAMARLIEHRQSYDIAFGNDPDYDRHGIVTRSAGLLNPNNYLAVAINYLFTTRPNWRADAAVGKTVVSSAMIDRVAAGLGRKLCEVPVGFKWFVPGLIDGSFGFGGEESAGASYLRKDGTVWTTDKDGIIMDLLAAEITAKTGKDPAEHYTALTERFGAPIYERLDAPASKPQKAALAKLSPDMVTVTTLAGEAIVAKLTNAPGNGASIGGLKVVTENGWFAARPSGTEDIYKIYAESFNGREHLQALQAEAREIVDAAFKAAGV encoded by the coding sequence ATGCCCGTAAGCCCGCTGGCCGGCAAGCCGGCTCCCAGGTCGCTTCTCGTCAACGTGCCAAGGCTCGTTGCGTCCTATTATGCCGTCATTCCCGACCCGGCCGATCCCTTGCAGCGGGTGTCCTTCGGCACCTCCGGCCACCGGGGTTCGTCCCTGGACGGGTCGTTCAACGAGCATCATATCCTGGCCACCACCCAGGCCATCTGTGACTATCGGGCCGGCAAGGGCATCACCGGGCCGCTTTTTCTCGGCATGGACACCCACGCCCTGTCCGAGCCGGCCTTCATCACCGCCCTTGAAGTCCTGGCCGCAAACGGCGTTACCACCCGCATCCAGGCCGGACGCGGCTACACCCCGACCCCGGTCATCTCCCACGCCATCCTGACCTTCAACCGCGATCACAAAGGGGTCCACGCCGACGGCATCGTCATTACGCCGTCCCACAATCCCCCGGACGACGGCGGCTTCAAGTACAATCCCCCCTCCGGTGGCCCGGCCGATACCGACATCACCAGGACCGTCCAGGACATGGCCAACGCCTACCTGGAGAAGAAACTCGCCGGTGTGCGCCGCATGCCCTACGCCGCCGCGCTTCGGGCCGCGACCACCGAGGAATACGACTACGTCATGCCCTACGTGGCCGACCTGGAAAACATGGTCGACATGGCCGCCATCCGCGACTCCGGCATCCACATTGGCGTCGATCCGCTGGGCGGCTCGGGCGTGGGGTTCTGGGAACCCATGGTCGAACGCTTCCGCCTTAACCTGTCGCTCATAAGCGATGTGGTCGACCCGACGTTTTCGTTCATGACCGTGGACAAGGACGGCAAGATCCGCATGGACTGCTCCTCGCCCTATGCCATGGCCCGCCTCATCGAACACCGCCAGTCCTACGACATCGCCTTCGGCAACGACCCGGACTATGACCGCCACGGCATCGTCACCCGCTCGGCCGGGCTTTTAAATCCCAACAACTACCTGGCCGTGGCCATCAACTACCTCTTCACCACACGCCCGAACTGGCGCGCCGACGCGGCGGTCGGCAAGACCGTGGTCTCGAGCGCCATGATCGACCGGGTGGCGGCCGGGCTTGGCCGTAAATTGTGCGAGGTGCCCGTCGGATTCAAATGGTTCGTCCCCGGGCTCATCGACGGCTCCTTCGGCTTCGGTGGCGAGGAAAGCGCCGGCGCGTCCTATCTGCGTAAGGACGGCACGGTCTGGACCACGGACAAGGACGGCATCATCATGGATCTGCTCGCGGCCGAGATCACGGCCAAGACCGGCAAGGACCCGGCCGAGCATTACACGGCGCTGACCGAACGCTTCGGCGCACCCATCTACGAACGCCTCGACGCCCCGGCCAGCAAACCCCAAAAAGCCGCCCTGGCCAAGCTCTCCCCGGATATGGTCACCGTCACCACGCTTGCCGGCGAGGCCATCGTGGCCAAGCTGACCAATGCCCCGGGCAACGGCGCGTCCATCGGCGGGCTCAAGGTGGTGACCGAAAACGGCTGGTTCGCGGCGCGCCCCTCTGGCACCGAGGACATCTATAAAATCTATGCCGAAAGCTTCAACGGCCGTGAACACCTGCAGGCCCTCCAGGCCGAGGCCAGGGAGATCGTCGACGCCGCTTTCAAGGCAGCAGGAGTATAG
- a CDS encoding site-2 protease family protein, with protein MPYVAVIALLAILVFIHELGHFLAAKALGLPVARFSLGFGPVLWSRSFGGTRYCLSAVPLGGYVLLDLIDSRDYLARPLAARLLFSLAGPLANVLAACGCYGVACFLTPGAHGLAALWQPFVWTAKSAGLILSSIPELFRHAGELSSLVGIVAEGGRYVRGETVRLFLFGGYLSMSLAVFNLLPLPPLDGGKIVFDSLERCASRFARFYLPSAVCGWLVLIALMVYATANDIVKYLA; from the coding sequence ATGCCCTACGTCGCTGTCATCGCGCTGTTGGCGATACTCGTCTTCATCCACGAACTGGGCCACTTTCTGGCCGCCAAGGCCCTTGGCCTGCCGGTCGCTCGGTTTTCCCTGGGCTTCGGGCCGGTGTTGTGGAGCCGGTCGTTTGGCGGCACCCGCTATTGCCTGTCCGCCGTGCCCCTTGGCGGCTATGTGCTGCTCGACCTGATCGATTCCCGCGATTACCTTGCCCGCCCCCTGGCGGCGCGTCTGCTTTTCTCCCTGGCCGGTCCATTGGCCAATGTGCTTGCCGCCTGCGGCTGTTATGGCGTGGCCTGCTTTCTGACTCCCGGCGCGCACGGCCTTGCCGCGCTGTGGCAGCCGTTCGTCTGGACGGCCAAAAGCGCGGGGCTGATCCTGTCGTCCATTCCGGAACTGTTTCGCCACGCCGGGGAACTCAGCAGCCTTGTCGGCATCGTGGCCGAAGGCGGGCGGTATGTACGGGGCGAGACGGTCCGGCTGTTTTTATTCGGCGGCTATCTCTCCATGAGCCTGGCCGTTTTCAACCTGCTCCCCCTGCCGCCCCTCGACGGCGGCAAGATCGTATTCGATAGCCTCGAGCGCTGCGCTTCCCGCTTCGCCCGCTTCTACCTACCCTCGGCGGTCTGCGGCTGGCTGGTCCTTATTGCGCTCATGGTTTACGCCACGGCGAACGACATCGTAAAATATCTGGCCTGA
- the gpmI gene encoding 2,3-bisphosphoglycerate-independent phosphoglycerate mutase: protein MKPTPTLLLILDGWGLASAGPGNAVTEAGMPTLDRLLDTYPSTTLACSGRAVGLPDGFMGNSEVGHMNIGAGRVVYQDMTRIDMAVEQGGLAANPVLADLARASLAAGGRVHLMGLVSDGGVHSHIRHLKALVETFIALGQRDILVHAFLDGRDTPPQSGAGYVAGLEAFLRETGAGRIASLTGRFYAMDRDKRFDRVAEAYAGLTEGVGESFADPIAAVKAAYDAGQTDEFVKPRVLTGGDGVIRDGDAVFFFNFRADRAREITAALTRDDFDGFARNMRPKLSGFATMTEYDSAFKLPVAFAPESLTDVLGEVYSREGLTQLRLAETEKYAHVTYFMNCGREEPFPGEERILVPSPRDVATYDLKPEMSAMAVTDAFLASMDKGHSLSIVNLANCDMVGHTGILEAAKTAVRTVDACVARIAAAVADAGWRMFVTADHGNAEEMIAPDGGPMTAHTLNPVRLILVDPAKKGGRLSPGRLGDIAPTLLTLAGLPVPAAMSGNCLFAEQGS from the coding sequence ATGAAACCGACTCCCACGCTTCTGCTCATTCTCGACGGCTGGGGGCTGGCCTCGGCCGGCCCCGGCAATGCCGTGACCGAAGCCGGCATGCCGACCCTCGACCGGTTGCTCGATACATATCCGTCCACCACCCTGGCCTGTTCGGGCCGGGCCGTGGGGCTGCCGGACGGGTTCATGGGCAACTCCGAGGTCGGCCACATGAATATCGGCGCGGGCCGGGTGGTCTACCAGGACATGACCCGCATCGACATGGCCGTGGAGCAGGGGGGGCTTGCCGCCAACCCCGTCCTGGCCGACCTGGCCAGGGCCTCCCTGGCCGCCGGCGGGCGCGTCCATCTCATGGGCCTCGTCTCGGACGGCGGGGTGCACAGCCACATCCGGCACCTTAAAGCCTTGGTTGAGACTTTTATTGCCCTTGGCCAGCGCGATATTCTCGTGCACGCCTTTCTCGACGGCCGCGACACGCCGCCCCAAAGCGGCGCGGGCTACGTGGCCGGGCTCGAAGCTTTTTTGCGCGAAACCGGGGCCGGCCGCATCGCCAGCCTCACCGGGCGTTTTTACGCCATGGACCGCGACAAGCGTTTCGACCGGGTGGCCGAGGCCTATGCCGGCCTGACCGAAGGCGTGGGCGAATCCTTTGCCGATCCCATTGCGGCGGTCAAAGCCGCTTACGACGCTGGCCAGACCGATGAATTCGTCAAGCCCCGGGTGCTTACCGGCGGGGACGGGGTGATCCGCGACGGTGACGCCGTGTTCTTTTTCAACTTCCGGGCCGACCGGGCCAGGGAGATCACGGCGGCGCTGACCCGCGACGATTTTGACGGCTTTGCCCGCAATATGCGGCCGAAGCTTTCGGGTTTCGCCACCATGACTGAATACGACAGCGCGTTTAAGCTGCCCGTGGCCTTTGCCCCGGAAAGCCTCACCGACGTTTTGGGCGAGGTCTATTCCCGGGAAGGGCTCACCCAGCTGCGCCTGGCCGAGACAGAGAAATACGCCCACGTCACCTATTTCATGAACTGCGGCCGCGAAGAGCCTTTTCCGGGCGAGGAGCGCATCCTCGTTCCGTCGCCGCGCGACGTGGCCACCTACGACCTCAAGCCCGAGATGAGCGCCATGGCCGTCACCGATGCATTTCTGGCCTCCATGGACAAGGGGCATAGCCTCTCCATCGTCAATCTGGCCAACTGCGACATGGTCGGCCACACCGGGATTCTCGAGGCGGCCAAGACGGCCGTGCGCACAGTCGACGCCTGCGTGGCCCGCATCGCTGCGGCTGTCGCCGACGCCGGCTGGCGCATGTTCGTCACCGCCGACCACGGCAACGCCGAGGAGATGATCGCCCCGGACGGCGGCCCCATGACCGCCCACACCCTCAATCCGGTGCGCCTCATCCTTGTCGATCCGGCGAAAAAGGGTGGCCGGCTCTCTCCGGGCAGGCTCGGCGACATCGCCCCCACGCTGCTGACCCTGGCCGGACTGCCCGTGCCGGCGGCCATGAGCGGAAACTGTCTTTTTGCGGAGCAGGGTTCATGA
- the rsfS gene encoding ribosome silencing factor: MPEITSDKNLDAVQKAVMVAGWLAEKKARNILALDVASINPVCEAMVVASAVSARQAKALADHVLEQCGTHGFSYLGMEGYRHGQWVLLDLNDVMVHIFQEDLRPFYNIEGLWSEGQRIALSAPAADETKP, translated from the coding sequence ATGCCTGAAATCACATCCGACAAGAACCTCGACGCCGTGCAGAAGGCCGTTATGGTCGCCGGCTGGCTGGCCGAGAAAAAGGCCAGGAACATCCTGGCCCTCGACGTCGCGTCCATCAACCCCGTGTGCGAGGCCATGGTCGTGGCCTCGGCCGTCAGCGCCCGCCAGGCCAAGGCCCTCGCCGACCATGTGCTGGAACAGTGCGGCACGCACGGCTTTTCCTACCTCGGTATGGAGGGCTACCGCCATGGCCAATGGGTGCTGCTCGATTTGAACGATGTCATGGTGCACATCTTCCAGGAAGACCTGCGCCCCTTCTACAACATCGAAGGACTGTGGTCGGAGGGCCAGCGTATCGCCCTGTCCGCTCCGGCCGCCGACGAAACCAAGCCGTAA
- a CDS encoding phenylacetate--CoA ligase, with translation MIFDMDIETLPRDELEAIQLRRLRIQCERVYANVAFYRKAFDEAGITPADIKSLADVRYLPFTEKQDLRNHYPFGLFAVPKDNVVRIHASSGTTGKATVTGYTQRDVTNWATMMARSLTAAGATRRDIIHVAYGYGLFTGGLGAHYGAERLGATTVPVSGGGTRRQAMLLRDFGATVICCTPSYSLVLYETALEAGIDIKDLPLRIGVFGAEPWTNEMRREIETKMGIKAIDIYGLSEVMGPGVGIECTEAQQGAHLQEDHFLCEVIDPVTLEPLPPGQPGELVITTLTKEAQPLIRYRTRDITSLNYTPCKCGRTTARMIRVQGRSDDMLIIRGVNVFPSQIESILLETEGLSPYYQLVVEREGNLDTLTVQVEVDEKLFSDEIRKLQRLEAKIQKNIKEFLGVTTVVKLVEPRSIQRSEGKAKRVVDLRHA, from the coding sequence ATGATTTTCGACATGGATATCGAAACCCTGCCCCGCGACGAGCTTGAGGCCATCCAGCTGCGACGCCTCAGGATCCAATGCGAGCGGGTCTACGCCAACGTGGCCTTTTACCGAAAGGCCTTCGACGAAGCTGGGATCACCCCGGCCGACATCAAGAGCCTGGCCGACGTGCGCTACCTGCCGTTTACCGAAAAGCAGGACCTGCGCAACCATTATCCCTTCGGGCTGTTCGCCGTGCCCAAGGACAACGTGGTGCGCATCCACGCTTCCTCCGGCACCACCGGCAAGGCCACCGTGACCGGCTACACCCAGCGCGACGTGACCAACTGGGCCACCATGATGGCCCGGTCCCTGACGGCGGCCGGGGCCACCCGCCGCGACATCATTCACGTGGCCTACGGCTACGGCCTTTTCACCGGCGGCCTTGGCGCCCACTACGGCGCCGAGCGCCTCGGCGCGACCACGGTGCCGGTTTCCGGCGGCGGCACCCGGCGGCAGGCCATGCTGCTGCGGGATTTCGGGGCCACGGTCATCTGCTGCACCCCCTCCTACAGCCTGGTGCTCTACGAAACAGCCCTCGAGGCCGGCATCGATATCAAGGATCTGCCGCTGCGCATCGGCGTGTTCGGAGCCGAGCCCTGGACCAACGAGATGCGCCGCGAAATCGAGACGAAGATGGGCATCAAGGCCATCGACATCTACGGCCTGTCCGAGGTCATGGGGCCGGGGGTCGGCATCGAGTGCACCGAAGCCCAACAGGGGGCGCACTTGCAGGAAGACCATTTCCTGTGCGAGGTCATCGACCCGGTGACGCTCGAGCCTCTGCCCCCGGGACAGCCCGGCGAGCTGGTCATCACCACCCTGACCAAGGAAGCCCAGCCGCTGATCCGCTACCGCACCCGCGACATCACCTCCCTCAACTACACGCCCTGCAAGTGCGGCCGCACCACCGCCCGCATGATCCGCGTCCAGGGCCGAAGCGACGATATGCTGATCATCCGCGGGGTCAACGTGTTCCCGTCCCAGATCGAAAGCATCCTGCTCGAGACCGAAGGCCTCTCCCCCTACTACCAGCTCGTGGTCGAGCGTGAGGGCAACCTTGACACACTGACCGTTCAGGTGGAAGTGGATGAGAAGCTTTTTTCCGACGAAATCCGGAAACTCCAGCGCCTGGAAGCGAAGATCCAGAAGAACATCAAGGAGTTCCTGGGGGTCACCACTGTGGTCAAGCTTGTCGAACCACGGAGCATCCAGCGCTCGGAAGGCAAGGCCAAACGCGTTGTGGACCTGCGCCACGCCTAA
- a CDS encoding ACT domain-containing protein yields the protein MKAEQISIFLENRAGRLEEVTRVLAEAGINIRALSLADTSDFGILRLIVSDHEKAKVALKEHGFTVGRNAVVAVEVPDSPGGLHSMLQMLCNGGINVEYMYAFVHQCEHSAVIIVRFDRTDQAIELLQKNNINIIPGDKLYKI from the coding sequence ATAAAAGCCGAACAGATTTCCATTTTCCTGGAAAACCGCGCCGGACGCCTGGAGGAAGTGACCCGTGTCCTGGCCGAGGCCGGCATCAACATCCGGGCCCTGTCCCTGGCCGACACCTCGGATTTCGGCATCCTGCGCCTGATCGTCAGCGACCACGAGAAAGCCAAGGTCGCCCTTAAGGAACACGGATTCACCGTGGGCAGAAACGCCGTGGTGGCCGTGGAAGTCCCGGATTCCCCCGGCGGCCTGCATTCCATGCTGCAAATGCTCTGCAACGGCGGCATCAATGTGGAATACATGTACGCCTTCGTGCACCAGTGCGAGCATTCGGCGGTCATCATCGTCCGCTTCGACCGCACCGATCAGGCCATTGAACTCTTGCAGAAAAACAACATCAACATCATCCCCGGGGATAAACTCTACAAGATCTGA
- a CDS encoding RtcB family protein has protein sequence MKGRNLTRREALVWELAPSGAMRVPCLLFGSPPLIDAVEEEVLTQLRNVASLPGVAAPVAAMPDTHPGYGFPIGCVAAFDPEAGGVVSAGGVGFDIACGVRTLLTDLDTADVAPVREALADALFARIPAGLGSTGGLRLSDRDMDRMLAGGAAWAVTEGYGEAGDIARCEEGGRMDGADPEAVSPRARERQRDALGTLGCGNHYLEVQRVEEICDARAATAYGLRPDQIVVSIHCGSRGLGHQVATDHMAIMRQAAPRHGIALPDPDLACAPIASPEGARYLGAMRAAINCALAGRQVITHLVREVFAALFPGCRLRLLYDVSHNTCKVERHPTPHGVRKLYVHRKGATRALGPSHPDLPQPFRGVGQPVLVGGSMGTASYILSGTDASPPAALTSACHGAGRTLGRKQAVKRFPGRSVLADLTAKGISLRAHDLRGLGEEAPQAYKDIEEVVQAAHGLGLAVKTARIRPLACIKG, from the coding sequence ATGAAAGGCCGTAATCTGACGCGCCGGGAGGCGCTGGTCTGGGAGCTTGCGCCCTCGGGCGCCATGCGCGTGCCCTGCCTGCTCTTCGGCTCGCCCCCGCTCATCGACGCGGTGGAGGAAGAGGTGCTGACCCAACTGCGCAACGTGGCCAGCCTACCCGGAGTGGCCGCGCCCGTTGCCGCCATGCCCGATACCCATCCGGGTTACGGCTTTCCCATCGGCTGCGTGGCCGCCTTCGATCCTGAGGCCGGGGGCGTGGTCAGCGCCGGCGGCGTGGGCTTCGACATCGCCTGCGGCGTGCGCACCCTGCTGACCGACCTCGACACGGCGGACGTGGCTCCGGTACGGGAAGCCCTGGCCGACGCGCTTTTCGCACGGATCCCGGCCGGCCTGGGCAGCACGGGCGGGCTTCGCCTGTCGGATCGCGACATGGACCGGATGCTCGCGGGCGGCGCGGCCTGGGCCGTGACCGAAGGCTACGGCGAGGCCGGGGATATCGCGCGTTGCGAGGAAGGCGGCCGCATGGACGGGGCCGATCCCGAAGCCGTTTCACCGCGCGCCCGGGAGCGCCAGCGCGATGCGCTCGGCACGCTGGGCTGCGGCAATCACTATCTCGAAGTGCAGCGGGTGGAGGAAATCTGCGACGCGCGTGCGGCGACCGCCTATGGGCTGCGCCCGGACCAGATCGTGGTTTCGATCCATTGCGGCTCCCGGGGCCTGGGACACCAAGTGGCCACGGACCATATGGCCATCATGCGCCAAGCCGCGCCGCGCCACGGCATTGCCCTGCCCGATCCGGACCTGGCCTGCGCCCCCATCGCATCGCCCGAAGGTGCACGCTATCTCGGGGCCATGCGCGCGGCCATCAACTGCGCCCTGGCCGGCCGGCAGGTCATCACCCATCTCGTGCGCGAGGTCTTTGCCGCGCTTTTTCCCGGCTGCCGCCTGCGCCTGCTCTACGACGTCTCCCACAACACCTGCAAGGTCGAACGCCATCCCACGCCACATGGCGTCCGGAAACTTTACGTCCACCGCAAAGGCGCGACCCGGGCCTTGGGACCGAGCCACCCCGACCTGCCCCAACCCTTCCGGGGCGTGGGACAGCCGGTGCTGGTCGGGGGCAGCATGGGCACCGCCTCCTACATTTTGTCCGGGACAGACGCCTCGCCGCCCGCCGCCTTGACCTCGGCCTGCCACGGCGCGGGCCGGACACTCGGACGCAAGCAGGCGGTCAAGCGCTTTCCCGGCCGTAGCGTCCTTGCCGACCTGACGGCAAAAGGCATCAGCCTTCGCGCCCACGACCTGCGCGGACTTGGCGAGGAAGCGCCCCAAGCCTACAAGGACATCGAGGAAGTGGTCCAGGCGGCCCATGGCCTGGGTCTCGCCGTCAAAACCGCCAGGATCCGCCCCCTGGCCTGCATCAAGGGATGA
- a CDS encoding response regulator, which yields MPEQLIRDTDILGRLTGDALLLLDESGIILHATDAASALFGTPSNQLTGLPFGIPLGASPGGTEVTIATTSRTALMRQESLGEVGLPLTRVWLRDVTELREARTALAAAHEAALAGERAKSNFLANITHEIRTPMIGILGMTELTLATELTSKQREYLEMARHSAQSLLTVLNDIVDYARIEVGALELAKTPFDLFATVEEAVSVFRPLAVKKGLSLEYRFLGEVPQNLVGDASRLRQILINLVGNAVKFTDSGSVVLAVCPEQDTSLPGKVRLRFAVRDTGIGIPRDKIQAIFDSFTQADVSPARRYQGAGLGLAIVRHLVEMQGGVYDVESEEGQGSVFSCTIDFGLPADHDENAPDTVVSPRTAPSRPLTILLAEDNPINQIYAQELLEMDGHQVAVAHTGRRALEVLRRRRFDIILMDIQMPEMDGLEATRAIRQDKTGDFDPQIPIVALTAHALKGDRETFLRAGMNEYLSKPVSPESLATALSRAMGRQATTAQEVAPAAPMPADAGSLEWSELLTKARGNTGFLMKLFAAFVAEQPVNLESMREALALADFDQLAFMAHSLKGAAATMCTPLLREASHALERTAKAADAKGAAHAFDAVEAALRDVVRAMREKLAVSAA from the coding sequence ATGCCCGAACAACTGATTCGCGACACCGACATTCTGGGCCGCCTGACCGGTGACGCCCTGCTCCTCTTGGATGAAAGCGGCATCATTCTCCACGCCACCGACGCCGCCAGCGCGCTCTTCGGCACGCCATCCAACCAGTTGACGGGCCTTCCCTTCGGCATTCCCCTCGGCGCGTCGCCGGGCGGCACCGAGGTCACCATTGCGACAACGTCCCGTACGGCGCTCATGCGCCAGGAAAGCCTGGGCGAGGTGGGGCTGCCGCTCACCCGCGTATGGCTTCGCGACGTCACCGAACTGCGGGAGGCCAGGACGGCGCTGGCCGCCGCCCATGAGGCCGCCCTGGCCGGTGAACGCGCCAAAAGCAATTTCCTGGCCAACATCACCCATGAAATCCGCACGCCCATGATCGGCATCCTGGGCATGACCGAGCTGACCCTGGCCACGGAGCTGACCTCCAAGCAGCGCGAGTATCTGGAAATGGCCCGCCACTCGGCCCAATCGCTTTTGACCGTGCTCAACGACATCGTGGACTACGCCCGCATCGAGGTCGGCGCGCTCGAATTGGCCAAGACGCCGTTCGACCTGTTCGCCACGGTGGAGGAGGCGGTCAGCGTCTTTCGTCCCCTGGCCGTCAAAAAAGGCCTGTCCCTGGAATACCGTTTTCTCGGCGAGGTGCCCCAGAATCTCGTCGGCGACGCCAGCCGGCTGCGTCAGATTCTCATCAATCTCGTCGGCAACGCGGTCAAGTTCACCGACTCCGGCAGCGTCGTCCTGGCCGTGTGTCCGGAACAGGATACCTCCCTCCCAGGCAAGGTGCGGCTGCGCTTCGCCGTGCGCGACACCGGCATCGGCATCCCGCGCGACAAGATCCAGGCCATTTTCGACAGCTTCACCCAGGCCGACGTGTCGCCGGCCCGGCGCTACCAGGGCGCGGGGCTGGGGCTGGCCATCGTGCGGCACCTGGTCGAGATGCAAGGCGGCGTCTACGACGTGGAAAGCGAAGAGGGGCAAGGCAGCGTCTTTTCATGCACCATCGATTTCGGCTTGCCCGCCGACCACGACGAGAACGCCCCCGACACCGTGGTGTCCCCCCGGACGGCCCCATCCCGTCCCCTGACCATCCTGCTGGCCGAGGACAACCCCATCAACCAGATCTATGCCCAGGAACTGCTGGAAATGGATGGGCACCAGGTGGCGGTGGCCCATACCGGCCGCCGGGCCCTGGAGGTGCTGCGACGGCGGCGCTTCGACATCATCCTCATGGACATCCAGATGCCGGAGATGGACGGGTTGGAGGCGACGCGGGCCATCCGTCAGGACAAGACCGGGGACTTCGACCCGCAGATCCCCATCGTGGCGCTGACCGCCCATGCCCTCAAGGGAGACCGTGAGACGTTCCTGCGTGCCGGCATGAACGAATATCTGAGCAAGCCCGTCAGCCCCGAAAGCCTGGCCACGGCCCTGTCGCGGGCCATGGGACGTCAAGCCACGACCGCACAGGAGGTGGCTCCGGCAGCCCCCATGCCGGCCGATGCCGGCAGCCTCGAATGGTCCGAACTTCTCACCAAGGCCCGGGGCAACACCGGATTTCTCATGAAGCTTTTTGCGGCCTTCGTGGCCGAACAGCCGGTCAACCTGGAATCCATGCGCGAGGCGCTGGCCCTGGCCGACTTCGACCAGTTGGCCTTCATGGCCCACTCGCTCAAGGGTGCCGCCGCCACCATGTGCACGCCGCTGTTGCGTGAGGCCAGCCACGCTCTGGAACGAACGGCCAAGGCCGCGGACGCGAAAGGAGCCGCTCATGCCTTCGATGCCGTGGAGGCGGCCCTGCGCGACGTGGTGCGGGCCATGCGCGAGAAGCTCGCCGTCTCGGCCGCTTAG
- the dapB gene encoding 4-hydroxy-tetrahydrodipicolinate reductase, whose protein sequence is MSVCDVVIMGAMGRMGATLARLAKADPDNYRLAGALERSGCTDGLAGLECAVGDDLATVLAKCPGAVVIDFTAPQASVASAEIAAKAGNPMVIGTTGLSPEQTAALARSAEKTPIFFAPNMSVGLNVLLTVLPDLVRKLGPAYNLEVMEIHHNRKADAPSGTAIKLGQCLASARGQEYDAVKRHTRDGIIGPRTQDEIGVAALRGGDVVGDHTVYFFGPGERIEVTHRVGNRETFAQGALRAAAWVRRQKPGKLYAMADMLA, encoded by the coding sequence ATGAGCGTGTGCGATGTGGTGATCATGGGGGCCATGGGGCGCATGGGCGCGACCCTGGCCCGGCTGGCCAAGGCCGATCCGGACAACTACCGTCTGGCCGGGGCGCTGGAACGCAGCGGCTGCACCGATGGGTTGGCCGGGCTCGAATGCGCCGTGGGCGACGATCTGGCGACTGTTCTGGCCAAATGCCCGGGCGCGGTGGTGATCGACTTCACGGCTCCCCAGGCCAGTGTGGCCTCGGCGGAAATCGCGGCCAAGGCCGGCAACCCCATGGTCATCGGCACCACGGGGCTCTCCCCCGAACAGACGGCCGCCCTGGCCCGGTCGGCGGAAAAAACGCCTATTTTTTTCGCCCCCAACATGAGCGTGGGCCTCAACGTGCTCCTCACCGTGCTGCCCGATCTCGTGCGCAAGCTCGGCCCCGCCTATAACCTCGAGGTCATGGAAATCCACCACAACCGGAAAGCCGACGCGCCGAGCGGCACGGCCATCAAGCTCGGCCAGTGCCTGGCCTCGGCCCGGGGCCAGGAGTACGACGCGGTCAAGCGCCATACCCGCGACGGCATCATCGGGCCGCGCACCCAGGACGAAATCGGCGTGGCGGCGCTTCGCGGCGGTGATGTGGTGGGGGATCATACCGTCTATTTCTTCGGCCCCGGCGAACGCATCGAAGTGACGCACCGGGTGGGCAACCGGGAAACCTTCGCCCAGGGAGCCCTGCGGGCCGCCGCCTGGGTGCGGCGGCAAAAGCCCGGCAAACTCTACGCCATGGCCGACATGTTGGCGTAG